The following coding sequences lie in one Xiphophorus maculatus strain JP 163 A chromosome 4, X_maculatus-5.0-male, whole genome shotgun sequence genomic window:
- the fam103a1 gene encoding RNMT-activating mini protein, translating into MSDTSENAQSYEELFSNRFSPEDSEYQQYLKRPADPPPIVEDWRGRGGGNQRGRDNRYQDRRGYRDRGWGEDRKWRGDRHGQHWHDRDKNWGHGSGYQSGSRGSNQGYNSHNRPHYDRY; encoded by the exons ATGTCTGACACCTCAGAAAACGCGCAGAGCTACGAGGAGCTGTTCTCTAACAGATTTTCACCAGAGGACAGTGAATACCAGCAATATCTAAAACGTCCAGCTGACCCGCCACCAATTGTTGAGGACTGGCGGGGGCGTGGTGGGGGAAACCAGAGGGGCAGGGACAACAG GTACCAGGACCGCCGAGGCTACAGAGACCGCGGTTGGGGAGAAGACAGGAAATGGCGAGGGGACCGTCATGGACAGCACTGGCATGACAGAGACAAGAACTGGGGGCATGGCAGTGGATATCAGTCTGGGTCCAGAGGCTCCAATCAGGGATACAACTCCCATAATCGTCCACATTATGATCGCTACTGA